AGTGCGTGCCCGTGGAAATGGTGATGTACGCTTCTCCTTTGGCTCACAAACGACAAAAGAGGCAGAAGAGTATTATGAAGCCAACCGAGATGAAGATGATGCTGCTTTTTATGGTGATTTTGGCTATACCGTAAGCTTGAATGATGAATGGACCTACCACACCATTGAAATGAGTGAAATTGCTGCAAGTGAGTGGTCTCCCTTGGAGGAGCTTGTTGGTGATGACGAAGAACAATGGGGATGGCAGAGCAGTGGTATCACCGCTGTTGAGGCCTTTATCATTAACTTCATCCAGGACGATGACAATGAAACTGATTTTGAGCTTGAAGTAGATGGTATCTATTTCAATGGACTTACGTACCAAGACATCGGTCTTCGTGATCGTCCAGTAAGCCTTATTTCCGAGGCTGATTTTACACGACAAACATCGTCCTTGGCCACTGTCAGTATGAATCAGGGAATACAGCTTTCCTTTACCGCATCGGAGAGTGACATGGCTGCGGCCACGCTCTACGATCTACAGGGACGTGCGGTACAGCAGGTATCTCAATCGGCAGTGTCTGGAGCAAACTCCATAACACTTTCCGAGCGTGGACTTTCCCGTGGAGTATATCTTCTTCATTTCACCCTTGGAAATGAGCAGATGATTCAGCGGATACGCCTGCAGTAACAGGAGAGAACATACAAGTGATATCGCGGAAAGAGCCTGGCTCTTTCCGCGTTTTTTTTATCAGAAAAAACTTTGTCCAGAGAGGCCATAACCTATATTTTTCAAAAAAGGGAGACCAATGGTTTCAGCAAGTGAACGAATACGAGTGGTAAATCGTGTTACCGTGGTAAGTGCAGGGACAAATTGCATTCTTGCCATTGGGAAGATCCTTGTCGGCCTTCTCGGACGAAGTTCCGCCCTTGTTGCCGATGGGGTTCATTCTGTCTCAGATATTGGCACAACCCTCATTGCCTTTGTGGGCATACGAATGTCTACAAAAGAGAGCGATGAAGATCATCCCTATGGACATGAGAAAATAGAAGCGGCCCTCACAAAAATTGTGGCGACCCTGCTTTTTATCACGGCAGTCTATATTTGCATCCAAAGTTATCATGGGGTGCGTACACCGGCCGATACACCGCCAGATGCAATTACCCTCTGGGTTGCCCTTATCTCTCTTGGAATGAAAGAACTGCTCTTTCGTTACACCATGAGGGGGGCAAAGAAAATACAGAGTAATGCCATGCGAGCCGATGCGTGGCACAATCGATCTGATGCTCTTTCATCTTTGGCAAGTTTTATTGGGATATTGGGTGCGCGCTTTGGGGTTGGTGTACTCGACCCAATCATGGGTATGGCCATTGGGGTGTATCTTGCGAAGCTGGCCATTCAGATTTACATTGAATCTTTTCAAGAGCTGATAGATACTGCGGCAGATAAGTCTGTTGTGCGTCGTATCAGAGGGTATATCGCCACCACCGAAGGGGTTGGGGGGATAGACAGTTTAAAAACCCGTCGTCATGGGAATCGAATCTTTGTAGATGTGGAGATTTCCGTTGATGGGACCCTTTCTCTCTTTGAAGCGCATCATATTGCCGCAGAGGTTCATCAAGGTATTGAAGAAGTGTTTCAAGAGGTGAAGCACTGTATGGTGCACGTAAATCCCCGAGAGGTTCACCCGAGGGAAGAGCACCCCCCTCCGGTTTCATAGTACAGCTTGTGTGTGCTTTTTGAGGGTATGCACGGCCTGCTTCAGAAGATGTTTATTTGAGGGGGGGGAAGAAAGCTTTTCCAGTAAAGCATAATACCTTTAGTAATCTTCATTTTTTATCTTTTCGAGTATCGGACGCGTAAATTCAAATCCTTTTGT
The nucleotide sequence above comes from Chitinivibrio alkaliphilus ACht1. Encoded proteins:
- a CDS encoding cation diffusion facilitator family transporter; protein product: MVSASERIRVVNRVTVVSAGTNCILAIGKILVGLLGRSSALVADGVHSVSDIGTTLIAFVGIRMSTKESDEDHPYGHEKIEAALTKIVATLLFITAVYICIQSYHGVRTPADTPPDAITLWVALISLGMKELLFRYTMRGAKKIQSNAMRADAWHNRSDALSSLASFIGILGARFGVGVLDPIMGMAIGVYLAKLAIQIYIESFQELIDTAADKSVVRRIRGYIATTEGVGGIDSLKTRRHGNRIFVDVEISVDGTLSLFEAHHIAAEVHQGIEEVFQEVKHCMVHVNPREVHPREEHPPPVS